The sequence gtgtgtgtgtgtgtgtgtgtgtgtgtgtgtgtgtgtgtgtgtgtgtgtgtgtgtgtgtgtgtgtgtgtgtgtgtgtgtgtgtgtgtgtgtgtgtgtgtgtgtgtgtgtgtgtgtgtagcatgagGTCACGTAGCTGCCATAACAACTACTCTGCAACAATTCATCGCCCGAAAGTGTCGAGTCTGCATCCGTCATAGCAAGAGATCCATTCCTGTCCCTGTCCACACTAGGTGGTGCTGTAGCTATATACATGTCCCTTACACCACTACGGGACCAGCGCTGAAACATACActtgaaatgaaggagagaaatagattgttgttgttgttgttggtggtggtggtggtgctgtagcTATATACATGTCCCTTACACCACTACGGGACCAGCGCTGAAACATACActtgaaatgaaggagagaaatagattgttgttgttgttggtggtggtggtggtggtgctgtagcTATATACATGTCCCTTACACCACTACGGGACCAGCGCTGAAACATACActtgaaatgaaggagagaaatagattgttgttgttgttgttgttgttattacttttTATCATCCATCAGTTAACATTATCAACTCTctctattgtttttgttatatacctggaccatACATGCGTGTCAACAGGACAATACTTATAGTGGCTACACATGAATGCATTAAGTACATCACATCATTAATTAGCAAACAACTAACAAGTTTCACAATGCAAATAATAAAGGGGAGTCACTGTATAGTCCTGCCTTCAGTTCTTTACCTCGTCACTGAAGTTGCAACACTACATTGAAATTACAAGCAAAGAAAGTTCCGTTCGCTGCGCCGCTCCAAGACTCGTCCTGCGCTGCTCCGGAACGTGAATATAAAGAGCTGAACTTTGTTGTGGCATATCCTCTTCGACGACAACAAGGAACTACTGGGCAACAGGTGAACTCACAGCTAGAACTGCACATTGAAACCCCTGGAAGAAGCACTTTCTTTGCCACAACCAACAGAGGACATACTAcggtggtcgtgggtgtggtgtgactggtattttttttttttttttttttttttacgttgttgcctattgcgccggtaggcatcttcccggtggggcctgatggtcggcccaaggcttcttccagtggggcctgatggtcggcccaaggcttcttcagtggggcctgatggtcggcccggcttcttcccagtggggcctgatggtcggcccaggcttcttcccggtggggcctgatggtcggcctttccggtggtgcctgatggtcggcacatgccgttctggcgcaggcgagtgtttatagtggtcgtgggtgtggtgtggctggtattaatggtcgtgatggtgtggtgtggctggtattagtggtcgtgggtgtggtgtggctggtattagtggtcgtgggtgtggtgtgacTGGTGTTAGTGGTCGtgaaggtgtggtgtggctggtattggtggtcgtgggtgtggtgtagctggtattagtggtggtcgtgggtggtgtggctggtaatagtggtggtcgtgggtgtggtgtggctggtattagtggtggtcgtgggtgtggtgtgactagtattagtggtcgtgggtgtggtgtggctggtattagtggtcgtgatggtgtggtgtggctggtattagtggtcgtgatggtgtggtgtggctggtattagtggtcgtgatggtgtggtgtggctggtattagtggtcgtgatggtgtggtgtggctggtattagtggtcgtgatggtgtggtgtggctggtattagtggtcgtgggtgtggtgtgacTGGTATTAGTGATCGTGGGTGTGGTGtagctggtattagtggtcgtgatggtgtggtgtggctggtattagtggtcgtgatggtgtggtgtggctggtattagtggtcgtgatggtgtggtgtggctggtattagtggtcgtgggtgtggtgtggctcgtattagtggtcgtgaaggtgtggtgtggttggtattagtggtcgtgggtgtggtgtggctggtattaatggtcgtgatggtgtggtgtggctggtattagtggtcgtgatggtgtggtgtggctggtattagtggtcgtgatggtgtggtgtggctggtattagtggtcgtgaaggtgtggtgtggctggtattagtggtcgtgaaggtgtggtgtggctggtgttagtgatcgtgggtgtggtgtggctggtattggtggtcgtgggtgtggtgtggctggtgttagtggtcgtgggtgtggtgtggctggtattagtggtcgtgggtgtggtgtggctggtgttagtggtcgtgggtgtggtgtggctggtattagtggtcgtgggtgtggtgtggctggtattagtggtcgtgatggtgtggtgtggctggtattagtggtcgtgatggtgtggtgtggctggtattagtggtcgtgggtgtggtgtagctggtattagtggtcgtgatggtgtggtgtggctggtattagtggtcgtgatggtgtggtgtggctggtattagtggtcgtgatgatgtggtgtggctggtattagtggtcgtgatggtgtggtggctggtattagtggtcgtgggtgtggtgtgactggtgttagtgttcgtgaaggtgtggtgtggctggtattagtggtcgtgggtgtgatgtgtctggtgttagtggtcgtgggtgtggtgtggctggtattagtggtcgtgggtgtggtgtggctggtgttagtggtcgtgggtgtggtgtggctggtattagtggtcgtgggtgtggtgtggctggtattggtggtcgtgggtgtggtgtggctggtattagtggtcgtgggtgtggtgtggctggtattagtggtcgtgggtgtggtgtgtctggtattagtggtcgtgggtgtggtgtggctggtattagtggtcgtgggtgtggtgtggctggtattagtggtcgtgggtgtggtgtggctggtattagtggtcgtgatggtgtggtgtggctggtattagtggtcgtgatggtgtggtgtggctggtattagtggtcgtgatggtgtggtgtggctggtattagtggtcgtgatggtgtggtgtggctggtattagtggtcgtgatggtgtggtgtggctggtattagtggtcgtgatggtgtggtgtggctggtattagtggtcgtgatggtgtggtgtggctggtattagtggtcgtgatggtgtggtgtggctggtattagtggtcgtgatggtgtggtgtggctggtattagtggtcgcgatgatgtggtgtggctggtattagtggtcgtgatgatgtggtgtggctggtattagtggtcgtgatggtgtggtgtggctggtattagtggtcgtgatggtgtggtgtggctggtattagtggtcgtgatggtgtggtgtggctggtattagtggtcgtgggtgtggtgtggctggtattagtggtcgtgggtgtggtgtaGCTGGTattagtggttgtgatggtgtggtgtggctggtattagtggtcgtgatggtgtggtgtggctggtattagtggtcgtgatggtgtggtgtggctggtattagtggtcgtgatggtgtggtgtggctggtattagtggtcgtgatggtgtggtgtggctggtattagtggtcgtgatggtgtggtgtggctggtcgTCTTGGGGCgatgtggcttttttttttatctaagtgGGGTCGTCTGTGTCGCCTTATTTATCTTACGTTGACATATTGCATCAGTTCTCCACTTGTTCCCATCATGTACAAGACATTCTTTAACGGGCTGAACCGTCTCCGACACCTGCTCGGTAAACAAGGATCCGTCATTAGTCAAAAGTTTCCCTCGTCCatatatttatagttatcatGGATTGCCCCAGGCGGAAGAGGATGCAAGCCCGGTGCCTCTGTACCCAAAACTTAAGTATAGCGTGACACATGAACCTTTAAAAACGTGCAACACCCTGgctctcttatttttcattgtttccaaCTCTCGTTTTCTACTCTTGAAACACCTCCTTTACTTACATGCGGTACTAATTCTCCAATTTCAGGACTAGACGCGGCATCGGGGTCGTCAGTGTAGTCAGGACCAGCAGTTGTAGGTTGAGGGATTTGATCTCGGCGTATCCAGGGATTTCTTGTACCCGAAAGCAGGTCAGGAGCAGAAGCAGGATTGGGTTGTTGGATAGGATGGTCTCCAGCCTTACGCCCACACACGCGGCTGACTGAAGTGGTGTCCCAGGCCAGCAGCAGGGGCAGCAGAAGGAGTGCCGGCGGAGACCAGCGCATCGTGGCGGCTTCAGAGCTTCTCGTAGGACGCTGTGCGGGTCTGCGGGGAAGATGAAGAACACTGACTCACCCCAATGGTTCCAGTGTCTTTATAGAAGtactcagggggggggggggggtgcgactGTGGGGTTAAGGCACAGGAAGCACGTGTTTGAGGCATAgcgacgaggagagagagagagagagagagagagagagagagagagagagagagagagagagagagagagagagagagagagaaagagaaagagaaaaagagaaagagaaagagaaaaagagaaagagaaagagaaaaagagaaagagaaagagaaagagaaagagaaagagaaagagaaagagaaagagaaagagaaagagaaagagaaagagaaaaagaaaaagaaaaagaaaaagaaaaaaaggaaaagaagaagaaaaagaaaaaaaaagaaaaaagaaaagaaaagaaaagaaaagaaaaagaaagagagaaagagagaaagagagaaagagagaaaaagaaaaagaaaaagaaaaagaaaaagaaaaagaaaaagagaaagagaaagaaaaagagaaagaaaaagagaaagaaaaagaaaaagaaaaagaaaaagaaaaagaaaaagaaaaagaaaaagaaaaagaaaaagaaaaagagaaagagaaagagaaagagaaagagaaagagaaagagaaagagaaagagaaagagaaagagaaagagaaagagaaagagaaagagaaagagaaagagaaagagaaagagaaagagaaagagaaagagaaagagaaagagaaagagaaagagaaagagaaagagaaagagaaagagaaagagaaaaagagaaagagaaagagaaagagaaagagaaagagaaagagaaagagaaagagaaagagaaagagaaagagaaagagaaagagaaagaaaaagaaaaagaaaaagaaaaagaaaaagaaaaagaaaaagaaaaagaaaaagaaaaagaaaaagaaaaagaagaaaaagaagaagaagaagaagaagaagaaaaagaaaaagaaaaagaaaaagaaaaagaaaaagaaaaagaaaaagaaaaaaaagaaaaaaagaaaaagaagaacaagaacaagaagaagaagaaaaagaaaagaaaaagaaaaagaaaaagaaaaaggaagagaaaagaaagaaaaagaaaaagaaaaagaaaaagaaaaaaaagaaaaagaaaaagaaagaagaacaagaagaagaaaaagaaaagaaaaagaaaaagaaaaagaaaaagaaaaagaaaaagaaaaagaaaaagaaaaagaaaaagaaaaagaaaaagaaaaagaaaaagaaaaagaaaaagaaaaagaaaaagaaaaagaaaaagaagaagaagaagaagaagaagaagaagaatatatatatatatatatatatatatatatatatatatatatatatatatatatatatatatatatatatatatatatatatatatatatatatatatatatatatatatatatatatatatatatatatatatatatatatatatatatatatatatatatatatatatatatatatatatatatatatatatatatatatatatatatatatatatatatatatatatatatatatatatatatatatatatatatatataataaagtcAGTCACTTGCTGTCCATCAGGCATGCGCGCTGGGGCAATACTGAACAGGGAAAACATTAATCTTCCTGGttctgttctagtttgtccacttgtgatcttggtgagcggtgagtgaaatatagaaagagtaagcaagttgaactTTCATGAGAgatattttgcggcggcggcgacgggtgCACGCCAGGC is a genomic window of Eriocheir sinensis breed Jianghai 21 chromosome 69, ASM2467909v1, whole genome shotgun sequence containing:
- the LOC126988453 gene encoding uncharacterized protein LOC126988453 — translated: MCLVLVVVGVVWLVLVVVGVVWLVLVVVGVVWLVLVVVGVVWLVLVVVGVVWLVLVVVGVVWLVLVVVGVVCLVLVVVGVVWLVLVVVGVVWLVLVVVGVVWLVLVVVMVWCGWY
- the LOC126988451 gene encoding uncharacterized protein LOC126988451, whose product is MCVFPLCGGRGQTKDTIIVSLGQALSSAQPGSGSTTTVPPPPPPDLSSASTEPAPCRPAQRPTRSSEAATMRWSPPALLLLPLLLAWDTTSVSRVCGRKAGDHPIQQPNPASAPDLLSGTRNPWIRRDQIPQPTTAGPDYTDDPDAASSPEIGELVPHVSETVQPVKECLVHDGNKWRTDAICQRKINKATQTTPLR